The Ziziphus jujuba cultivar Dongzao chromosome 12, ASM3175591v1 sequence ccagcagcaaccacaagctcactacctcaataaaccaaattccattcatccttcaacaaacattaaaattataaataaacattaaacattaagcattaaatgtaaagaattagcaatcaataaacattaagtgtattactaaaatattatctaacgtaaaagataattgatgatttggaattaacaacaaacttaccaagtaatcatatatcaattaggtggaggtaaactttgttttgtaacccaagatgctcctaaacaaattaaaatatgatattagattaattagtaagctaaacgaagttgtaaatattactaaaaaattctaaaaactctaaaatagataataaaaataaaattacaaataataataataaaaaaaattcttacccgattcaatagaatcataatatgcgacatcttctattggtatttcaactctataatcatacgtcataggctttgattgcaaccaattttgagaacaaatcaaagcctccaccatttttggacccaatgAACTTCTGAATGCATCAAGAATACGCCCTCCGGTACTAAAAGCAGATTCGGATGCTACTGTAGAAACTGGAATGGCGTATACATCTcttgcaatttgagataaaattcgatattttgtccaattatttttccaccaagccaaaatatcaaatttctcactctccacatcctcacatggatcaaacaaaaatttatcaacctcattctttatttccaattcatttttttccatttttctttttttaaattgtgattctttcaaacgccgacgatcatctatgcttccatcatccaatgaatccatcatcatcccactttgttgtgcttgcattgattgaccatcatttgaatttgatactttagaactcccattcatagaatcaatttccttatagaagttgtaaaggttaactaaagtatcttttacatccctagtcaaagattcaaccataccactttcataagcatcctcaaaaagatatgatacatattccagcttatatcgtggatcaagcacaatggcaataagcaacaacttgttgacatttccaagtgaaccccaatatttgtcaaactttatcaacattttctttgccatatcggccatcaaatgattttgactattactccattcaacaagtgcattatacatcaaactcaattcatgaaaacatatattagaagtaacagtcaaagaggcactaaactttaaggtaacttcataaaaagtagcaagaaatttcacaaaaacccttgcaCTATCCCAATCTTTAATTAGAGGTGGTCCGGCTCTCTTCCTTCCTACTTCATCTTCCTCAAAATATCTAAGATAATGTCCATCAGCATCTATCATCCTATCAAAACctttttgatacttcaaagccgagttcaacatcaaataggtggaattccacctagtagacacatccaaaaccacggtttctttatattcaattttctcattctctacacattctttaaatttgtttaaccttgaaggagatgatcgaacatatctaatagcattacgaattccagcaatactatcatggatttcctttaatccaaatgtcacaattaaatttacaatatgtgcagcacaacgaacatgtaaaaactcaccatccaaaacatttcctttccaataatttaatttttctttcaaaaaattaacagccacatcatttgaagaagcattatcaaccgttattgtgaaaaccctttcaataccccattcaatcaaacaattttctataaccttaccaattgtctcacccttatgattttgcacaatacaaaaatttaaaattctcttatgcaacttccaatcatcatcaatgaaatgagTGGTAAGAGTcatgtaattgttattttgaatggaagtccatgtgtccgtcgtaagacaaaccctttgcttcctcaatgaaaacacactcttcaaaatttttttctcatctaagtaCAACTGAAACACATCTCTAGAAATTGTTCTACGAGATGGCGGTTCAAACTTAGGGTTCAAAGcattacaaaactttctaaacccTTCTCCTTCAACGTGGCTAAATGGTAACTCGTCCATGATGATCATTTCTGCACATGCAAGCCTACATGCCTCTTTACTAAATGTTGTACTCATAGAGACCAAATTGCTACTACCACTTTCAAATGAAAGAACTTGTTGCTTTTTATCCTCCATCCTATTAGGGTATTTTTTGCATTGGTTCATCAAACGGTTTCGCAATGTACTAGTTCCACATCTCTTGGTATTACATGCATAATCTACCCCACAATGTTTACATTTGCACCTAGGATTATTTGGATCATAAtctggaattttttcaaaatgttcccaaacccaagatggagccctagaaggttttctcttttgcGTTTTATAAGGTTTATCCAACTGTGAAGGTTGAGATTCAGCTTTATCTGATTCATTTAAATACTCTTccaattcattaatatcatacaaatcaTTGTGGCCTTCATCCATCTAgaacctattaaaaacaaaataaacatatacatatatgtatatatatatatatatatatacaaatatatatacatatagctgtCAAAATCAGCAGGCCAGGTTATATTAACAACTTCACAGCAATCAAGTCACACATCACTTCACAATCTCCAAACTTCACAGCAAACAATTTCACAGCCTATGCTTCACTACACTTTCCAAAAGCAATTTTTGACCTTCCCACATGCAAAAATAACGAGAAAAAGGCTAAGTAACTTACCTCCAAATAATAGACAATCACACAATTGTTTGTGATCTTGgaattaaacaaagaaaaggaaTGCTATTCGATTTATGCAAGTCACGATAGGCTGTTTGATTTTATCTAcaaaacaggggaaaaaaatatattagaccacaaagcaaaataaaaaaaataaaattgcaatactaattagaaaaaacagaaaaaaaatacacttcTTCCATCCAAACTCCTGGTGTTAAGACTGATTAGAAAAAACAGCATTCCATAGTTTccatgtataatattttatgtatttaaaatagcATAGATTCTTTAAGTAATGGGAAACAACCAccaaaggaaattaaaagagaataaattccaGAGAATTAGAAGCTTATCAAACCTGCCACATCTGTTCTACCATTTGGAGAGGAATTAGATTCACTGCCCAAATTAGTGCTGACTGCTGAGAGTTTGAGAAGCCTGTCCAACAGGTGATTCAGGCAAGCTGTTTGGTCCTTGAAGGTGACTGAAGAAGTAGCTTTCTTCCAATATATTCTGCGATTGTGAACAAAAAATGCAGGTTAaggtttttattcatatttatcaagacaaaaagttttagttatgcataaataattttgagtgaCTTGAGGAAAAGAAcctcatatataattatatataaatatataaataaaaatatatatatatatatatatatatatatgcagcttGTACTTTAAGTTTAGCTTGTACATAATTATGAACATTATTATgatgaatttatataataattgggCAGATACTGCCAAGTCCaccattcaacaaaataagCCATTTGAATCAAACAAACAACAATATAAACACTCTGATTTGCACAAGATTTTAgggcataaatataaatgaattgaaataaaaaaataatatttattttccatcatTCATGCAAATGACATAATTGAGTACAAGTATGCATTTTTAACCATTAAGAGCAAGAATCAAATTGGCAATGACAGATTGttcaacaaagaaattaatttttaaatatttttaaagttctagattcaaaattactattatttgataaagaaattatACATAACCCAAAAAGTTTCCACTTAGTTTTCttaatcattgttcttttttatatcaCTTATCCCCAACCAAATCATTCTGCACCTACACCATTacacaagaaaagaataaactTAAACATcaccgaaaagaaaaaaagtgaaatttgacTATCTTTTAAGAGGAAATTTGACTAGTCTGAGTCAATActcaatattttattggattacCGGGTTTTAGACAAGAGCATGAAAAAGTAATGAATTAACTGCCTTCTATGGCAGTCTTTAACTCTTTTTAAGCCAGCAAAAGCTCCGCTACTCACTCTTTTAAATAGATCACAGCAACTGGGTATTTTCTACTTTTCATTTTCAGTTCTCTGTATTTGCTTTCTctgaatctgttttttttttttttgggtgtttccagaaagtaataaaaatactatttttctgtttttctgcttgtgtttgttttttctctaaatCAGAATCAGATGGTGCCATTCTCATCTTGTTGCTGTATCGATTGAGATGAGAGGAGCTTCTCCGAGTCCCGTGGAGCCCAGACTCCGTTTGTCTGCTTCAGCTAAGTCAGTCTctttctgtctctgtctctttgTTTTCTGTGTTTCATTGCTTTCATTTCTGGGTTTTTAGCTTAATTGGGTTGTGAAGGATGATTGCAATTTCCcggaaaattgtttaatttgtgCATAGGTGTTTCAGTGTTTGTGTAATTAGGATGTAGAGTGAGCCTCGTGAAAGTGTTGAGTGTTACAAGATTTGAATTGTGTgagatgcaaagatctatttaattttccaaTTCGAAGGGAAGCAgaaagaaacgaaaaaaaaataaaatagaagttgctaactcgaaataaaataaaattatgaaagatttcctttcaatttcaatcaatcaataatcactataataataataagaaatataatgatttttaccTGCAGAGCTTGGGACTTGGGAGGGTGACGAGTGGTGGCGTTGCTTGGGAGTTCAATCGGGTGGTGGCTGGCCGGAGGATGCTGCCTGCAAGTGGCGATTGGCGACGCGAATGCTAGGGCTTCAATTTCGTTTTGTGAGAATCTGAGATTGTGTTCTGTTGAGTGCTGTCACTGTTGTGTATTGTGTTTTCATCTTGAAATCCAACGGTGGTAATTAGATGGTGAGAGATCAATggcttacaaaatttcatagaaataatttaatgaaaataatttttgcaaaatggcTCTTTGGTTATGAAACGGTTCGGTTCGCGTTGGGTGGGTTAAAATTCCTTCCAacccgtaacccgaaccgaaaatctaacatttaaatatgtataacccgacccaaaccgactaaacaataaaaaccaaTCCAAACCGACCCAAATTCTTCGGTTTGGTCGGTTTTGTCGGGTCAGGTCggtttttgcccacccctacttatccctatataagaaaaaattaaatgacatATGATATTAtccattataacaaaattatttatatatatatatatatatacacacacacacacaaaaagacAAGGTATCCAATGCTCATCATTGCTAATCAATAATGGTGTTCCCATGCTCATTAGAGCTACGTCAGCTAACACGGTGCATTTTATATGTATGAACAAGATCatcatttaatttcttttttaagtgGAGGCCCAATAAGGTTTACCAAGTACTGTGGAGAACTATTTCCTCAAGTGTGGATTTGTGAACCAAGTAAATCATACACGTATTCGCCACTGGAAAAATGCAGTTTTACGTGTATACTCGCATATGGTATGAGTAATTAGCTGGTTACACGGAACAGGGGATTAACTGGACTTTAAGGGGGAGCGCTgataaaaaggggaaaaaaccATAACGCATGGCTTAGAGATTCTAACAGCTGAATTCATATACGTACATATAATAAGTATGGAATCGAAAGTTGGAAGTCTGCTACCTAAAAGCCCATCCCAATCTTACCAGTTTTATTCTATACGTATGCAAATACatttagaaaaagaatagaTTTAATATACTCCACGCAAGTGAAAGGGACataaatatccaaataataAGGTGTGACAAATTAGAAGGAAAGTTAGAAATTAAAACTCTCGGACACCATGGAGGGACTATCAATATAAATTCTTCCTATATATCATGGATGGTGTAATGTCATTGAGCTAGACATCTCCATCTCTGGATGCAAGTTCCTCAAGGTAGGCTGCTGTTTATAAAAATgttcaacaaaatcaaataaagaccAAGGATTCCTCAAGGTAGGCTGCTGTTTATGAGatgtttaataaaatcaaataaagaccAAGGATCGAGGCTCACAAGGTTGGTGGGGCTGTCGTAGAAGACATTGAAGGCGAGAATGAACTTGAGGATGCATACTTGAGATACCATACAAAGCCAGATGTGCAACTCCTTGCTGGATTCTCGTTTGTATGTTCCATGTGAAGAAACAGTTGCTTTATGGTTAAAGTGGCAGCGAGAAGTTAAAAGAGTAATCAGACTATTGAAAAGATTCTATAACACACCAATAAGGTGTTAATTAAGTTGGTAACAAActgcaatttaaaatttatacttgatcaGAAGTGAGAAATATTGGTTGGAGTAGTTTTTGTTGGGAAAAAAAACATACCTATTGACACTTTAATTTTGGAATAGAAACTAAGTCCATACCCAATTGAATATGAAGATaccatatggtaaaaaaaaattctgatgaAAGTTGCAGCTTAAATGGGTAAGAGAGAAGGTTGGGTTGGATAGTTAACAACGAATTTTTTTTGCAACtaataaatatgataaataaattgttagaaaATGCAAATGAAGTCCCATATTGATAAGAAATCCAAAGAAAAAATCTACTATATAATTCACATAGATTATTATATCAATTTGTCAAATTGAGATTATTATATCAATTGTCAAATTGTTTTGGAATAGAATCTCATATAAATTCGCCCAAATTGGCTTGGGCATAAACTGGAAGTCAAACAGTTGTTTGGTGTCAATcggactaattttttttttatatattaatggataaaaaaatataatttatcatattattcattgatttgtaaactaaacaaaatgattttgattttaattagaTGAGTCATTtatctaataattttataaaagagttttatctaattaatattatcaaaataaaataattatttgtatatatttcttctattattatacagtaattaaaaaatcatatattaatcGAAGACTTGACGAATAATTTATCTACACTCTGCAACTATATTAATTAATGGATAAATGAAAATtgatgtatattttataattgattagaTTTGGAAAtcccaatattaaaaaaaaaaaattaaagtggaAAAGAAACGTTGGTTTGGAGCCAAGAATGGAGAGAGGAAGCAGTCCCAAGTGTCACCAAGCTGACCCACCTCTTGATGGGAGAACTTATCCGATGAAATGCCAAACTATTCCACTGTTTAGATTTCTAATCCCGCCTTGTTTTTCATgggatattattattaaagcaGTGCTAACAACACTTGCTTTGTTTGTCATTATTGGTATAATCCCATCCtattggagaaaaatataaacaaaataaaaattaattttttatcagtttaagtttttagaataatatatttcaatttggtattcaaaaagttaaaaatacatataaagattcaaaaaaaaatcctaataaaGGTAAACCTATATGTGAGAaagaatatttaagaaaaatataaatgaaatgaccTACAATGACTCAAAAAAGAGCTCAATAAAAACCtatatataaggaaaaaatattaaaaaaatatataaataaaatgaaaatttatattttatcgaTTTAAATTTTTAGGATGAGTAGTATATTTCAGCTCACCCTTACCTAGCGTACCATATCTAGCGTACCAAATACGCTCACCCTTACCTAGCATACCAAATACGCCTTCAAAGTCTTTCTCTATGTAGGACTAGGAGCCAAATACGCCTCCAAAGTCTTTCTCTATGCCGGACTAGGAGCCAAATAATAGGAGACGTAGGcgctaaaaataaattagtaaaagtCAGTCAACatggaaaaatatgttttgttttgtcTACCAAATAATATTCAACATGATCAAttacaccaaaataataataataataataataatcaacatGAGAAGATAAGAAAACACATCTCTCGCCCACACAGGACAAGCGGACAGGCAAGAAGCAAAGGCACAAGTAGTTTCAGtgggtgggaaaaaaaaatatatatatatatatatatttgtgccaacaagagagagagaaaaaaaaaaaaacaaacaaataaggtgaacaaatttttgtgccaacaAATATCATGAAGATGAGAGGTACTGGTAGATCGATTGCATGGTGTGCTGGACTTGTATTATCCATTGCAACCATTGCTATATTCAGCGAGGGTGGCAAAAGTATAGTTCAAGCACGGTGCATAGACAGTGAGAGACAAGCTCTTCTTGACTTCAAACAGGGCCTTGAAGATTATCATAACACCTTATCCTCTTGGACAAGCGGCGAAGGAGAAGACTGTTGCCTTTGGAGAGGTGTCAAATGTGACAACAAAACCAATCATGTTGTGGTACTTCGTCTTGGTGATCATGTTCTTGAACCAGGCAACTTTGGTCATGACTACTCCAGATACTTTCATGACTTTGATTATTATGTCATAATCGAGCCTAACAGTAGGTTCGGCGGTGAGATTGGCTCTTCCTTGGTTGAACTGAAATACTTGAGGCACTTGGACCTTAGTTTCAATGATTTTTCAAGATTCCAGAGTTCATTGGTTCTTTAACTCGGCTTAGATACCTTAACCTTGGATCCAATCCAATAAGTGGAACTATCCCTTCCCAACTTGGTAATCTCACTAGGCTGCGTTTTCTTGCTCTTGATCGTGCCGATGAGTTGATTGCTGATAATCTGGAATGGCTTCCCCGTCTTTCATCGCTGACAACCCTTAAATTGGGTACTCTCACTCTATCCAAGCCCGCCGATTGGCTTCAATCAATCAAAATGGCCCCTTCATTGTCAAGCTTGGAATTGTTTGAGTGCTATTTTCCTTATAAGGTAGCTACTTCATCTCTTTCTCATATAAATTCTTCCAATTCTCTTAGAGCTCTTGTCATAAAACACAGTAAATTCCATCCTACAGCAATTCCTTGGTTGCTCAATGTCAGCTATAATTTAGTCAATCTTACTATAAAGCATAGCGAAATAATAGATCCACTCCCAAATTCTTTTGACAGTATGAGGTCCCTTGAAAACATTGATTTGAAATCAAATAAACTTGAAGGTGGAATACCAAAATCCTTGGGGAATCTTTGCAATGTAAAGTCTCTGGATCTTTCTTTCAACCTTTTGAATGACACGCTACATCTTATAGAGACTTTGACTGGTTGCACTGCCAAGTCCTTGGAGATTTTGTATTTGCAGGGCAACGAACTTGTAGGTTCATTGCCTGATCTTTCCCAATTTTCATCCTTGAAAGAGTTACGCTTAGCTGATAATAAACTAAATGGTAGCTTAGCGGAAAGTATTGGCCAGCTCTCTAATCTTGAGATCCTAGAAGTTTCTTCAAATTATATTACTGGAGTAATCTCCAAAGCCCACCTacaaaaattatccaaattgaAGGGGTTAGATTTATCATTCAACTCCTTGACATTGAATTTTGAGTCCAAGTGGGTTCCACCCTTTCAACTCTTTTCCTTAAAGTTGAGTTCTTGTAAGTTGGGTGCACCATTTCCTGGTTGGCTTCAGACCCAGGTGAAATTGATTAACATTGATATCTCTAAATCCGGTATTTCAGACAATATCCCTGACTGGTTCTACAATTTGACACCCAAATTAATCAACTTGAATCTGTCTTTCAATTCTTTCAAAGGTATCTTACCAAATTTTCCCTTGAGATATGATATCTACCCAGTCATTGATTTGAGCTCCAACCAGTTTTATGGTTCCGTTCCCGTTTCTCTTGCTAATGCATCTGCACTGATTATCTCCAATAATTCAATTACGACCTTCAAGCTATTCTTATGTACAGAAGTATCTGATAGGCCAACAACTTTTCTTGACCTTTCTAACAATATGTTATCTGAAAGCCTTCCTGATTGTTGGATGCATTTGGGTAAATTGAGAGTTCTTAATTTGGAAAACAATAAATTGTCTGGAAATATTCCTTCCTCATTGGGTTCGCTGGATCAAATTTCAACACTGCGTTTGAGCAACAACAGCATCTCAGGAATTTTGCCTTCCTCGTTGAAGAATTGCAGTTTGCTACGACTTTTAGATGTTGGACAAAACAATTTGTATGGAGAAATACCAATATGGATTGGAGATTATCTAACTGATTTGATTGTCCTGCATTTAAAGTCAAATAGATTCTACGGGAGCTTACCTTTAAGTTTATGTCAGCTTAGTGATATTCAAATACTGGATCTTTCCCTAAATGATTTATTTGGAGTCATTCCACGGTGCTTCCATAACTTTACCCCAATGATTCATGAAGCAGATGATTCTGATTACGGTACTTTTGTCGATGGCATTGATTCTTCATATATCATTGATCCATCGAGAGGTTATGGACGAATCTTTGTAAATTATGCATACATAACATGGAAAGGGAAAAACTACAAGTATGACAAGAATCTCAGACTACTCAGAATTATTGATCTTTCAAGTAATAAACTGAGCGGAGAGATTCCTACAAATCTGACAAATCTTGTAGAGTTGGTCCAGTTAAACCTCTCAAGGAACAACTTGAGTGGAACCATCCCTGCGAGCATAGGGAAGATGAAGCTGCTGGAATCTCTGGATCTATCCCACAACCAGCTTTCTGGTAAAATTCCAATGGGATTAGCTGATATATCTTATTTAGCTTTCTTGGACTTGTCGAATAACCAGTTGTGGGGGAGAATCCCTACTGGCACTCAATTGCAAAGCTTTGCACCTTCCCAATATTCAGAGAACAGAGGACTTTGTGGACCTCCTCTGAATGTTACATGTTGTGGAGATGGAAAATTGCAAGAAACTTCTACTTCATGCGAAACCGGTGCTGGAAGAAAcgttgaagaagatgatgaagagtGGGTTGATATGTCATGGTTTTACATGGGAATTGGAGTTGGATTCGGTATTGGGTTTCTGGGAACCTGTGGGTTGGCTTGGTATTTCAACACTTCCTGGAGACGTATCTATTTTAACCAGCTTTTGGGTCGTCGTCGTTGGAGGACTAGCCACTATGGAGCTAGATTAAGAAGGCCACTTTGAACCTGGTAAGAgcgt is a genomic window containing:
- the LOC107404495 gene encoding receptor-like protein EIX2 codes for the protein MRGTGRSIAWCAGLVLSIATIAIFSEGGKSIVQARCIDSERQALLDFKQGLEDYHNTLSSWTSGEGEDCCLWRGVKCDNKTNHVVVLRLGDHVLEPGNFGHDYSRYFHDFDYYVIIEPNKFIGSLTRLRYLNLGSNPISGTIPSQLGNLTRLRFLALDRADELIADNLEWLPRLSSLTTLKLGTLTLSKPADWLQSIKMAPSLSSLELFECYFPYKVATSSLSHINSSNSLRALVIKHSKFHPTAIPWLLNVSYNLVNLTIKHSEIIDPLPNSFDSMRSLENIDLKSNKLEGGIPKSLGNLCNVKSLDLSFNLLNDTLHLIETLTGCTAKSLEILYLQGNELVGSLPDLSQFSSLKELRLADNKLNGSLAESIGQLSNLEILEVSSNYITGVISKAHLQKLSKLKGLDLSFNSLTLNFESKWVPPFQLFSLKLSSCKLGAPFPGWLQTQVKLINIDISKSGISDNIPDWFYNLTPKLINLNLSFNSFKGILPNFPLRYDIYPVIDLSSNQFYGSVPVSLANASALIISNNSITTFKLFLCTEVSDRPTTFLDLSNNMLSESLPDCWMHLGKLRVLNLENNKLSGNIPSSLGSLDQISTLRLSNNSISGILPSSLKNCSLLRLLDVGQNNLYGEIPIWIGDYLTDLIVLHLKSNRFYGSLPLSLCQLSDIQILDLSLNDLFGVIPRCFHNFTPMIHEADDSDYGTFVDGIDSSYIIDPSRGYGRIFVNYAYITWKGKNYKYDKNLRLLRIIDLSSNKLSGEIPTNLTNLVELVQLNLSRNNLSGTIPASIGKMKLLESLDLSHNQLSGKIPMGLADISYLAFLDLSNNQLWGRIPTGTQLQSFAPSQYSENRGLCGPPLNVTCCGDGKLQETSTSCETGAGRNVEEDDEEWVDMSWFYMGIGVGFGIGFLGTCGLAWYFNTSWRRIYFNQLLGRRRWRTSHYGARLRRPL